CGGCTCGACCTTGGTGTTCGTCGAGGTCAAGTGCCGCACCCGCGACTCCCTCTACGACCCCGCCCTGGCGGTCGACCAGCGCAAGCAGCTTCGCCTGCGGCGGCTGGCGGAGGCGTTCATCGCCATGGAGCGCCCGCAGTTCCGGGACTGCCGGTTCGACGTCGTCTCGGTTGTCGCCTCAAAACCCGTACGCCTGACTCACCTTGCCGACGCGTTCTAGGCCGGCCATGCGGCGCCGCTGGCCGCTGGGGCTGGCCGCCCTGATCGGGTTCCTTCTGCTCGGGTCGATGATCGCCGCGGTGGTCAAGGGGGCCCGGGTCAAGGGTTCGGTTCCCGGCAAGGCGGCGATTCTCGGTCTGGCGGCCACCGGCGACGGTTTTCTCATCGGCACCGCCGAGGGGGTGCTGACTAGCTCCGACGGCAGCACCTGGACGGCTGTGGACGAGTTCAGCGGGGAGTCGCTGGTAGCCGGGGCGGGGTCGGGGGTCGCAGTTTTGAGCTCGGCAACGCTCTACCGGTCTGACGACCTGGAGGACTTCACCGAAGCCGTGCCGGACCTGAAGGGGGTCACCGCGCTGACCGGCACCTCCGACGGAACCGTGCTGGCGGCCCGGGGGCGCGAACTGCTGCGCATCGGTTCTGATGGTACGCAGGACCCGGTTGAATTCGAGAGGGGGCCGCGGGAGATCCTGGCCCTGGCTGTGGGTGAAGGCTCGTCTTCCGAGATGCTCGCCGGAGACCTGTCGACGGGTCTCTGGCGTTCCGAGGACGGGGGACGCAGCTGGGAGCGAATTCTCGAGACGCCCATCCGGGCGGCCCTGGTCGACCGGGCGGAACCCGGCCGCCGTCTCATCGGAACCGCCGGGGGAGTGCTTTGGTCGACCGAGACCCAGCCGTGGCAGTTCACCGACCTTCGGGTCGCAGTTGAGGCCCTGGCAGAGACGGACGACGGGTACCTGGCCATCACGTCGGACCGGCTGCTTTTCGAGTCGGCGGACGGTCTGGAGTGGAAGGTCCGTCCGGCGGGAGCGCCCTAGCCAAAAACCTGTCACACCCCCTGCTTATGGTGGGTCCATGTTCGCCAAGGTTTCCTCCGTTGCGGTCGTCGGCATGGATGCGCGGCCGGTTGACGTCGAGATCGACATCGGCCAGGGGCTCCCGGACTTTCACGTCGTCGGTCTGCCCAGCACCGCCGTCAAGGAGGCGCCCCGGCGGGTAAAGGCCGCGGTCAACAACTCCGGCCGCTGCACCTTTCCCCAGCGCCGGGTCACCGCCAGCCTCGCTCCCGGGGACCTGCGGAAGGACGGCGTCCTGTTCGACCTGCCTCTGGCCATCGGCGTCCTGGCTGCTATGGGGAACCTGAAGTTCCCGGTGCTGGACCGTTACGGCATGGTCGGCGAGCTCACCCTCGACGGGAACCTTCGGCCCATCCGGGGAGCGCTGGCGGCGGCGCTGGCGGCCCGGGATCACGGTTGGGAAGGCCTCGTCGTGCCCAGGGCAAACCTGCTCGAGGCGGGCCTGGTTTCCGGGATCAACGTGGTCGGCGCAGCCAATCTCGCCGAGGCGATCGACTTTCTCGGGGGCGGTCTGACGCCGTGCGCTGCCGG
This is a stretch of genomic DNA from Actinomycetota bacterium. It encodes these proteins:
- a CDS encoding YraN family protein, with translation MTERQQVQMLGEDSAAGLLEGKGMLVLTRNWRCRFGELDLVALDGSTLVFVEVKCRTRDSLYDPALAVDQRKQLRLRRLAEAFIAMERPQFRDCRFDVVSVVASKPVRLTHLADAF